One Triticum dicoccoides isolate Atlit2015 ecotype Zavitan chromosome 5B, WEW_v2.0, whole genome shotgun sequence genomic window carries:
- the LOC119306009 gene encoding uncharacterized protein LOC119306009, whose product MSSLAVRCGLEWELGWLGGLFTAAELAAADLLLQLSRDYEAAAAASKATTIAWPRSVSSCCEILVKEETERIVEETAPLSLGSRARRSSASSCPEDLTVVGEGELEPPRISRETAPSPGSMELDRRARKRYRLLSELHAAKRQGKAAGPAAKKKRKRHHDGGESESPSSEATGYGGY is encoded by the coding sequence ATGTCGTCTCTTGCCGTCCGCTGCGGGCTGGAGTGGGAGCTCGGCTGGCTCGGGGGCCTCTTCACGGCCGCGGAGCTGGCGGCCGCCGACCTGCTCCTGCAGCTCAGCAGAGACTACGAGGCGGCCGCCGCGGCGTCGAAGGCCACGACCATCGCCTGGCCGCGCTCGGTGAGCTCGTGCTGCGAGATCCTCGTCAAGGAAGAGACGGAGCGGATCGTCGAGGAGACGGCGCCCTTATCGCTTGGGTCGCGGGCGAGGAGGAGCTCGGCGAGCTCGTGCCCCGAGGACCTCACCGTGGTCGGCGAGGGGGAGCTGGAGCCTCCGCGGATCTCCAGGGAGACGGCGCCGTCACCGGGGTCGATGGAGCTGGACAGGAGGGCGAGGAAGAGGTACCGCCTGCTGTCGGAGCTCCACGCCGCCAAGAGACAGGGGAAGGCCGCCGGCCCtgccgcgaagaagaagaggaagaggcacCACGACGGCGGCGAGTCGGAGTCGCCGTCGTCGGAGGCGACGG